From the genome of Thauera chlorobenzoica:
GCTGCCGCTGGCGCGTTTCGAGTACGTGCTCGCCCGCGCAGGCGTGCTCGTGCCGCGCCAGACCCTGGCGCGCTGGGTGATCGGCACCGCGCAGGCGCTGCAGCCGATCGCCAACCTGATGCGCGACGTGCTGCTCGGGCATGACGTCATCCACATGGACGAAACCCCGGTCCAGGTGCTCAAGGAGCCTGGCCGGGCGGCGACCAGCAAGAGCCAGATGTGGGTCCAGCGCGGTGGCCCGCCGGGTAGGCCGGTGATTCTCTTCGAGTACGATCCGAGCCGCGCGCAGGCGGTGCCCTTGCGCCTGCTCGAAGGCTGGAAGGGGCATCTGATGGCCGACGGGCTCGAGAGCTACGGCGCAATTGCCTTCACCGAAGGGGTGACCCGGCTCGGTTGCTGGGTCCATGCACGCCGCCGTTTCGTCGACGCCGGCAAGGTGCTGCCCGAGGGCAAGCGCGGTCGTGCCCACGAAGCGCTGGCCCTGATCGGCAAGCTCTACGCCATCGAGAAGGAGGCGCGCGAACTGAGCGACGTCGAGCGTCTGGCGCTACGCCAGAGCCGAAGCCGTGCCGTCATCGGTGAGCTTCGCGGTTGGCTCGATCAGGTGCTCCCCACCGTGCCGCCCACCTCGGTGCTCGGCGGTGCCCTGGGCTACCTGCATCGGCAGTGGCCGCGACTGACGCGCTACCTCGAACGGGGCGATCTGCCGATCGACAACAACCCCGCCGAAAACGCCATCCGCCCCTTCGTCGTTGGGAGGAATTATGCGCGGTCGTCGATTATGCAAGCCCTTCGGCCTCGAGTGCTGTCCTCTACGGAGGGTCGCGTGCTCTGCTTTGCATAATTTCAGAGGCTTTCGAGGAACTTGAGGACGGCGTCAGTCGGACGATAGCGTTGGCGTTTCCCCGCCCCGGGCGGCGCGATGGTGGCCAGCGCACGCTCCTTCATGGCGAGATCGGCCTCGACGTATCCGTGAGTCGTGACTGGGCTTTCGTGCCCCAGCCACAGGGCGATGACAGTGAGATCGACGCCAGCCTGTAGCAAGTGCATTGCGGTCGTATGGCGCAATGTGTGTGGCGAGATGCGGCGACCTTGTAGTTGAGGACATCGTTCTGTCGCTTCACTGACCGCGAGGGCAAGCCGTTCAGCCACATTCGTGCGTGTCATCGGCAGGCCCTTGCGGGTCGGTACGAGTGGGTGCTCGGCCTTCAGATCCGCATACGCCAACCAACGTCGGATTTCGGCAGCTGTCTCTTTCCAGAGTGGGACGGTTCGTTGCTTGCGGCCTTTGCCATGCAGGCGCACCGATGAAGTGGTTGCGAGGGTGACGTCGGCGACCCGGATGCCGATCATTTCGGAGACGCGGGCGCCGGTGTTGTAGAGCAGCGTGAGCATCATCCGATCGCGCAGACCGCACCAGGTCGTGATGTCTGGCGCAGCGAGGAGCGCTTGAACCTCGTCGCGGGAGAGAAACCCGAGGAGGGGTTTCTCGAAACGCTTCATTGGGATCGCCAGGATCTGCTGCATGAGCTGCAAGGCTGGTGGGCATTGCAGCGCGACGTAATGGGCAAAGGCGCGAACGGCGGCCAACCGTGCATTGCGGCTGCGCACCGTATTACGACGCTCCGTTTCCAGATAGGTCAGAAAGTCGAGGGTCAGCGTCGAATCGAAGTCGTTCAGCGTTAGCTTCGCCGGCGGCGTTCCCCTTTCTCTTTCGGCATAGCCGAACAGCAACCGGAAGGTGTCGCGGTAGGCGGCAATCGTTCGCGGGCTGGCATTCTTCTGCTGTAACAACCGTTCGGCAAAGAACCGCTGGAGCAAGGAGGCGAATTCGGCGGGGTCGGTGAGCAAGGCGTTCATTGCGGTGCTCCCTCTGCGTAACGCTCGAAACGTTCAGCGGCGATGGCCATCAGTTCGGGAATGCCAGTGAAGTACCAGTAGGTATCGCTGACCTTCGCATGACCGATGTAGGTAGAGAGTGCCAGGACCGCTCGATCGACATCGATGCCTTGCTGGTAGAAGCGCAGCGTGGCACGCACGACGAAGGTGTGCCGCAAGTCGTGCAGTCGATGATGGGGATAGTCGCCACGAGGCTGCCAACCCAGTTGCCGGCACAGCGTCTGCAGTGCGTAGCGGATGGCTGCCTGATTGACCGCGTGGCCGTCGTCGCGCACAAAGAACCGGTCGCACAGCGGCCTGGGGAAGTGCGCCTCACGCAAGCTGGCGTACGCACGCAGGGCCTCGCAGACACTGGGGTGGAGCGGTACCAGACGCTGTTGATGGAACTTCGCTTCCCGGACGTGAAGAACGCCCGTGTCGAGGTCGATGTCACTGCGGCTCAACGCCAACGCCTCGGAGATACGCAGACCGCAACTTGCAAGCAAGCCAAAGACACAGCGGGAGGTGGCTGGCCGCATCCCACCCGGTGGAGGCAGGCCCTTGGCCGCCTCGAGCAGTGCAATCAACTCCGCCTCGCTATAGATGTGAGGGACCAAGCGCCGATGAGCCGGACCGAAGAGCGATTGCGGCGGAATCTCGGTGCGCGGATCGAGTTGCAGGCAGTATCGCGCGAAGCCCCGCAGCACCTCGATTCGACGCCCCCAGCTGAGTGGACTGGGGCGGCGAGAACGCTGGGCCCATTCGATCGCAAGGGCCACGGTCAGGTACTCTGCCGTTCCGAGCCCGTCGGCAAAGCGGGCAAACGAGATGAGCTGGGTTTCATCGATACTGAGCGCGAACCCATGACGGCGCCGATAGGCCAGGTACGCCTCGACTCGCGAGATCCAGGACACGGCGGCACTCATGATGTGCACCCCGGCCACGGCATCGCCACGGCACGTAGGCCAACCAGATCGACGCGGGCGTAGACACGTGCCGTATCGAGACTTTGGTGGCGCAGCAGATCGGCAATCTCCTTGATGGAGGCTCCCGCGCGATGCAAACGGGTCGCGGCCGTGCGCCGAAGAACATGGGTATTGCAGAACCGATCGCGCAGACCGCAGCGAACGAAGGCGCGGTTCATCGCATTGCGGATCGCCGGCACACCCAGAGGTCTATCGAACGGTGCACGATGCCGTACGAATAGCGCGCGATTCTGACTCTGCGTCGGCCGCCCCTCGCGCAGGTAGCGCGCAATCGCTTCACCGGTGACTGCGGGTAGCGGCAACTGCTGCACGCGTTTGCTCTTGGTGCCGCTGATCGTCAGCGTTGCCTGGCGCCAGTCCAAGGACTCCAGAGTGAGGTAGGTCACCTCCTGTCCGCGTAGCCCCAGATCAAGCAGGCAGCGCGCAATTGCGTAGTCGCGCAATCCGACTGGATCAGTGAGATCGAACGTGGCCAGGAAGGCTTCAAGTTCGGCGTCCGACAGGACTTTGGGCAAGGTGGTGCGTTGCCAATCCGCGACTCTTGGCAAGGCTGCAGCCAGCCCGGCGGTCGAGTCACCGAGCAGAGCCCGATAACGAAAGTAGCTGCGAAGGCTGTTGCATGCCGTCCGCAGCGATGCCGGCTGCAAGTGCGTGCTGAGTTCCGCGAAGAACTCATCCAACTGCACGCTGGCAATCTGCGACACCGTCGCTGCCCGGCTTCCGAACGCCCGAACCAGAAAGCAACCGACGATGTGTAGGCGTCGGTCGCAGGTGACGGGCGCGAGGCCGCAGGTGCTCGAGAGATACTGACCAAAGCGCTCCAGTTCAACCGTCACTGGATCTGTGAGCACAGCGGGCTGACTGGCCGGCAACAGCTTCAGGAGGTGGCGTAGCGCTGCCCCAGAACTCGCAACCGAGGCATAGCAGGGGACTGGACAGACACAGGTCGGCAGGTGATCGCGCAAGAAGCGCTCGACGAGCGACACAGCCTCCGGTGCCGACCATGCGATCGCGTCGCACGCCATCCAATGACAGAAATGGGCGAGGCAGCCGACGTAGCCGCGAATGGTGCGCTCGCCGTAGCGCTGGCCGCGCAGCGCTACGATGTACGGGTCAATGAGGTGACCGAGCGGGCCAGCGTCCAGCCAGTCGCGGCGAACCAGGGTCGCCAGGCACGGATCAGTGGGCATGATGTGCTCCTGTGGTGTTTGGGAACCACAGAGAACACGATCTTTTATGGCAAGTCGAAATGCGCCAGACAGCCCTACAAGCCCAGCCTATGTCAGGCGCAGACGGTATCTACAACCGAACCTTGCATAATCGAGGGCCGCGCATAATTCCTCTTATGCAAAGGTTGGCATAACATCAAGGCTTGGCTCTTCTCGGACACCCAGGCCGGCGCGCGTGCCAGCGTGCTCATCTACTCCCTGATCGAGACCGCCAAAGCCAACAACGTCGAGCCGTATCTGTGGCTGCGCCACGTGCTGCGCGCCTTGCCCACCGCCACCACCGTCGAACACTTCGAGGCCCTCCTGCCCTGGAATCTCAAGGCTGAGGAGTTGATCACAGCGTAGCGAGACGGGGAAGAATGGGGTTCGTGGAGCGCTTACGAGCCTTGGGCGGACCAGTGGGCGTTTCTTGCCAGCGCGCGGAGGATCGGCCGGGCTCAAGTCGAAGGCATAGTCCAGGACGCGGAGCGCCGCGGCCGCGTCCTCGGTGCGCGTCTACCGCCACCGGACGACGAAGAAGCACCGTGGACAGCACCGCCATCGCGCCGTAGCAGGGAAGCGCCGATCGTGGGTGAGCTACCGGAGGTGCTGGAGCTGGTGCTCGGCAATCAGATCTACATCGCCAAGGAAGGGCTGCATCCGGCGCTCCGGAACCGGCTGCTTCGCCTGGCGGCGTTTCAGAATCCGGAGTTCTACAAAGCGCAGGCCATGCGCCTGTCCACCTACGGCAAGCCGCGCGTCATCGCCTGTGCCGAAGATCATCCGCATCACATCGGTTTGCCGCGAGGCTGTCTCGACGATGTCTGCGCGACGCTGACCGATCTGCGCATTCGAATTGCCATGCGCGACGAGCGCCACGCGGGACGGCCTCTGCAGGTCCGCTTCGAGGGCGAGCTCCGACCCGAGCAAGAGACGGCAGCAGAGGCGCTGCTGGCGCACGACACCGGCGTGCTGGCCGCTACGACAGCGTTCGGAAAAACCGTGGTCGCGGCCTGGCTCATCGCAAGACGCAGCGTCAACACGCTCGTGCTCGTGCATCGACGGCAACTGCTCGACCAGTGGATCGAACGGCTCTCGACGTTCCTCGGCGTGCCGGCGAAGGCGATCGGCCGCATTGGCGGGGGACGAAGCCGACCGAACGGGCAGATCGACGTGGCCATCATTCAGAGCCTCGTCAGGGAAGGTGTCGTCGACGATCGCGTGGGCGAGTATGGCCACGTGATCATCGACGAGTGCCATCACCTGTCGGCGCCGGGCTTCGAGCAGGTGGCGCGCCAGGTCAAGGCGCGATATGTCCTGGGGTTGTCGGCGACCGTTGCCCGCAAGGACGGCCACCATCCGATCATCTTCATGCAATGCGGGCCGGTTCGCCATCGCGTGGATGCGAAAACGCAGGCGGCGAGGCGGCCGTTCGACCATTTCGTCATCGTGCAACCGACGGCATTCCAGCCAACCAGGGAAGCCGTCCCCGACAAGCGCGTCGAGTTCCAGTCCCTGTACCAGCAACTGATCGATGACGAGCGCCGCAGCCGTCGCATCTGCGAGGACGTCACCGAGTCGGTGCGCGGCGGCCGCTCGCCCCTCGTGCTGACGGAGCGCAACGATCACCTCGAACGCCTCGAGCAGGGCCTCGCGCCGAGCATCCCTCATCTGGTGGCGCTGCGTGCGGGGATGGGAAGGAAGCAGCGGCAAGCGATCGCCGACCGGCTGGCGGCCATTCCACCCGAGGAGGGCAGGGTCATCCTGGCAACGGGAAAATACGTGGGGGAAGGATTCGACGATCCGCGCCTGGACACGTTGTTTCTGACGCTTCCGGTGTCATGGCGCGGCACCGTCGCCCAGTATGCCGGCCGGCTGCACCGGCTTTACGACGGCAAGCGCGAGGTGCGCATCTACGACTACGCAGATCTCCACGTACCCATGCTGGCGCGGATGTTCGACCGGCGTTGCCGCTGCTACGAGGCGATCGGCTACACGGTTCGCTTGCCGGCGAGCGCCATCCTGGGATGGCCTGCCGATGTGCCGCTTCCTTCCGATCCGCTCTGGAAACGCGACTACTCGGGCAGCGTAAAGAGGCTCGTCCGCGACGGCGTCGACTTTCCGCTGGCAAGCCTGTTTCTCCACGCGGCGCGGACGGTGCCTTCGGAAGCCGAGGGAGCAGACCGGGCGCGCAGTGCATCCGAAGCGTTTCTCTACCGGCGCCTGGAAACCCTGCCCGAAACCAAGGGACGTTTCCGTCTCAACGTTCCGCTGCCGATCGCGTTCGATCTAAACCTGGATTGGCTGAAGGACAGGCCGCAGGAGGTCAGATTGTTCCGCTTGACAGGTTCTGTAACACGGAACATTATTGTGCATGATCCACTCGTTCGCATGTCCCGACACCGAGGCACTTTTCCACAGCCAAGTGGTGGCCCGGTTCAAGAACATCGAGCGGGTGGCGAGGCGTAAGCTGCTCCAACTGCATGCGGCCACCGAACTGGCGAGCTTGAGGATTCCTCCGGGCAACCAGCTCGAAGCCCTCAAGGGCGACCGCAAGGGGCAGCACAGCATCCGGATCAACGATCAGTGGCGCGTGTGCTTCGTCTGGCGCAAGGACGGCGCGCACCAGGTCGAGATCGTGGACTACCACTAGGAGCGGAACATGGCGAAATTGCTTGACGAAATCCACCCCGGCGAAATCCTGCTGGAGGAATTCATGAAGCCGATGGGCATCACGGCCCGTCAGCTTGCGGCCGACATCGACGTTTCTCCGAGCCGGATCAGCGAGCTTGTCCACGGCCGCCGGCCGATCACGGCCAACACCGCTCTGCGCCTCGGCTTGTACTTTGGCATGGAGCCGCGATTCTGGATGAACCTCCAGGCGGAGTACGACGTGCGGATCGCGGTGCGTGAGCTTCGAGACAAGATCATGCCGCGCATCCGGGTTTTCCACCCCGCCGCAGCGTGAGTCACCATTGTGCCGATGCCGCAGAGACCGTCGATGCAGTTCGATGCCACGAGCCGTTCAGTCCTCGGCCTTTGTCAGTTGGAACTTTCCTTTCCTGGTCGCAAGCGGGCCTTTACTTCGACGGCAGAAATGACGGTAGACGATTGGATGGGTGAGCGAGAAGCCAGATTTCACGCGGGTTTCGGGCCCTCGGAAATGATCGAGTGGGAGTAGAAGTAGAGCAAATTTATTATAAATCAATTGCTTGTGTTTGTTTTTGAATGATTCCTGCGTAATCATCAACAAGCAAGGTTTATATGGAAAGTCCCGCTCAGAAGAAGTAACGGTACCGGCATCGGTAGCGAAGTCCACTTTGGTAAGGCACCCGCTGAGAGTAACCGTGGTGCCGCCATTGGTGGCGAACCAGCACCTCTCTGGTATGACGTTTGCTCACATGCTGCAGAGGTGCTCGCGAGCGCCATGTCCGGAAAACATCTACA
Proteins encoded in this window:
- a CDS encoding site-specific integrase; amino-acid sequence: MNALLTDPAEFASLLQRFFAERLLQQKNASPRTIAAYRDTFRLLFGYAERERGTPPAKLTLNDFDSTLTLDFLTYLETERRNTVRSRNARLAAVRAFAHYVALQCPPALQLMQQILAIPMKRFEKPLLGFLSRDEVQALLAAPDITTWCGLRDRMMLTLLYNTGARVSEMIGIRVADVTLATTSSVRLHGKGRKQRTVPLWKETAAEIRRWLAYADLKAEHPLVPTRKGLPMTRTNVAERLALAVSEATERCPQLQGRRISPHTLRHTTAMHLLQAGVDLTVIALWLGHESPVTTHGYVEADLAMKERALATIAPPGAGKRQRYRPTDAVLKFLESL
- a CDS encoding tyrosine-type recombinase/integrase; amino-acid sequence: MSAAVSWISRVEAYLAYRRRHGFALSIDETQLISFARFADGLGTAEYLTVALAIEWAQRSRRPSPLSWGRRIEVLRGFARYCLQLDPRTEIPPQSLFGPAHRRLVPHIYSEAELIALLEAAKGLPPPGGMRPATSRCVFGLLASCGLRISEALALSRSDIDLDTGVLHVREAKFHQQRLVPLHPSVCEALRAYASLREAHFPRPLCDRFFVRDDGHAVNQAAIRYALQTLCRQLGWQPRGDYPHHRLHDLRHTFVVRATLRFYQQGIDVDRAVLALSTYIGHAKVSDTYWYFTGIPELMAIAAERFERYAEGAPQ
- a CDS encoding site-specific integrase, with the protein product MPTDPCLATLVRRDWLDAGPLGHLIDPYIVALRGQRYGERTIRGYVGCLAHFCHWMACDAIAWSAPEAVSLVERFLRDHLPTCVCPVPCYASVASSGAALRHLLKLLPASQPAVLTDPVTVELERFGQYLSSTCGLAPVTCDRRLHIVGCFLVRAFGSRAATVSQIASVQLDEFFAELSTHLQPASLRTACNSLRSYFRYRALLGDSTAGLAAALPRVADWQRTTLPKVLSDAELEAFLATFDLTDPVGLRDYAIARCLLDLGLRGQEVTYLTLESLDWRQATLTISGTKSKRVQQLPLPAVTGEAIARYLREGRPTQSQNRALFVRHRAPFDRPLGVPAIRNAMNRAFVRCGLRDRFCNTHVLRRTAATRLHRAGASIKEIADLLRHQSLDTARVYARVDLVGLRAVAMPWPGCTS
- a CDS encoding DEAD/DEAH box helicase gives rise to the protein MGELPEVLELVLGNQIYIAKEGLHPALRNRLLRLAAFQNPEFYKAQAMRLSTYGKPRVIACAEDHPHHIGLPRGCLDDVCATLTDLRIRIAMRDERHAGRPLQVRFEGELRPEQETAAEALLAHDTGVLAATTAFGKTVVAAWLIARRSVNTLVLVHRRQLLDQWIERLSTFLGVPAKAIGRIGGGRSRPNGQIDVAIIQSLVREGVVDDRVGEYGHVIIDECHHLSAPGFEQVARQVKARYVLGLSATVARKDGHHPIIFMQCGPVRHRVDAKTQAARRPFDHFVIVQPTAFQPTREAVPDKRVEFQSLYQQLIDDERRSRRICEDVTESVRGGRSPLVLTERNDHLERLEQGLAPSIPHLVALRAGMGRKQRQAIADRLAAIPPEEGRVILATGKYVGEGFDDPRLDTLFLTLPVSWRGTVAQYAGRLHRLYDGKREVRIYDYADLHVPMLARMFDRRCRCYEAIGYTVRLPASAILGWPADVPLPSDPLWKRDYSGSVKRLVRDGVDFPLASLFLHAARTVPSEAEGADRARSASEAFLYRRLETLPETKGRFRLNVPLPIAFDLNLDWLKDRPQEVRLFRLTGSVTRNIIVHDPLVRMSRHRGTFPQPSGGPVQEHRAGGEA
- a CDS encoding type II toxin-antitoxin system RelE/ParE family toxin, producing MARRKLLQLHAATELASLRIPPGNQLEALKGDRKGQHSIRINDQWRVCFVWRKDGAHQVEIVDYH
- a CDS encoding HigA family addiction module antitoxin codes for the protein MAKLLDEIHPGEILLEEFMKPMGITARQLAADIDVSPSRISELVHGRRPITANTALRLGLYFGMEPRFWMNLQAEYDVRIAVRELRDKIMPRIRVFHPAAA